One window from the genome of Nicotiana tomentosiformis chromosome 5, ASM39032v3, whole genome shotgun sequence encodes:
- the LOC104102265 gene encoding uncharacterized protein — translation MASPSDSAESQVIRRRKGPAFEYLVPLVYAPVLPLIRIALRHKPVLRDRLFYGVLAGAFAHGTYLVTDLYDAESK, via the exons ATGGCTTCGCCGTCTGATTCTGCTGAGTC GCAAGTTATAAGGAGGAGAAAAGGACCCGCGTTTGAGTATTTGGTTCCACTTGTTTATGCACCTGTCCTTCCCCTCA TTAGGATAGCTCTGAGGCACAAGCCAGTTCTTAGGGATCGTTTGTTCTATGGTGTTTTGGCTGGTGCATTTGCCCATGGCACTTATTTAGT TACAGATCTATATGATGCTGAGAGCAAGTGA